One Brassica napus cultivar Da-Ae chromosome C4, Da-Ae, whole genome shotgun sequence genomic region harbors:
- the LOC106350123 gene encoding uncharacterized protein LOC106350123 encodes MNRQTKITTIPEGKVFKIKNQEKKRREMGLVTDEVRARAEKYTGDELCRQKTKEVLKEIDMPNGLLPLKDIEEVGYDRETGVMWLKQKKSITHKFEAIGKLVSYGTEVTAVVEVGKIKKLTGVKAKELLIWVTLNELALEQPTSSGKINFRTLTGLSRTFPISAFVVPEIE; translated from the coding sequence ATGAACAGGCAAACAAAGATAACTACAATCCCAGAAggcaaagtttttaaaattaaaaaccaagagaaaaaaagaagagagatggGTTTAGTTACAGACGAAGTGAGAGCTAGGGCAGAGAAATACACAGGAGATGAGTTATGCCGCCAGAAGACGAAGGAGGTCCTCAAGGAAATTGATATGCCTAATGGGTTATTGCCATTGAAGGACATAGAAGAGGTTGGTTATGACAGAGAAACAGGTGTTATGTGGCTGAAGCAGAAGAAGAGCATCACACACAAGTTTGAAGCCATTGGGAAACTTGTCTCTTATGGGACTGAGGTCACCGCCGTGGTGGAAGTCGGAAAGATCAAGAAGCTGACCGGTGTTAAGGCCAAGGAGCTTCTTATTTGGGTCACTCTCAATGAGCTTGCCTTGGAGCAGCCAACAAGTTCTGGGAAGATCAATTTCAGGACACTGACCGGTCTGTCCAGGACATTCCCGATTTCGGCTTTTGTGGTTCCTGAGATTGAGTAG